The following are encoded in a window of Roseimaritima ulvae genomic DNA:
- a CDS encoding aldo/keto reductase yields MTDNQQPTPNMLPTIRLANNDQLPRIGLGMWKVDDTRCESLVAEAVEAGYRHFDCACDYGNEAAIGRGLQSVLRSGSVSREELWITSKLWNTYHRREHVRSAVERSLADLQLDYLDLYLVHFPIALQFVDFDVRYPPGWLHDPDAATPAMQLDRVPIAETWAAMEELVTAGLVRNIGVCNFGTSLLRDLLNYANVTPAVLQVESHPYLVQDKLLRFCQQHDIAMTAFSPLGALSYVSLNMAEPGDTVLSEPTVVEIADRHARTAAQIVMRWGLQRGTAIIPKTANRDRLRENIDLFDFELSDAEMQAISGLDQHRRFNDPGVFCEQAFNTFCPIYE; encoded by the coding sequence TTGACCGACAACCAACAACCGACGCCCAATATGCTGCCCACCATTCGCCTCGCCAACAACGATCAACTTCCCCGCATCGGTTTGGGGATGTGGAAGGTCGACGATACTCGCTGCGAGTCGCTCGTCGCCGAAGCCGTCGAAGCCGGCTACCGACACTTTGACTGCGCCTGTGACTACGGCAACGAAGCGGCGATCGGCCGCGGGTTGCAATCCGTACTCCGCAGCGGCAGCGTGTCTCGCGAAGAGCTGTGGATCACATCCAAACTTTGGAACACCTACCATCGACGCGAACACGTGCGAAGCGCCGTGGAACGTTCTCTGGCGGACCTCCAGCTCGATTACTTGGACCTGTACCTGGTCCATTTCCCCATCGCTCTGCAGTTCGTCGACTTCGACGTCCGCTACCCACCGGGCTGGTTACACGATCCCGACGCTGCTACTCCGGCGATGCAACTGGATCGCGTGCCGATCGCCGAAACCTGGGCGGCGATGGAAGAACTGGTGACCGCCGGATTGGTCCGCAACATCGGCGTTTGCAACTTTGGAACCTCCTTGTTGCGTGACTTGCTGAACTATGCCAATGTGACTCCGGCGGTGCTGCAGGTCGAGTCGCATCCTTATCTGGTGCAAGACAAGCTGCTGCGATTTTGTCAGCAACACGATATCGCCATGACGGCCTTTTCGCCGTTGGGCGCGCTGTCCTACGTGTCGCTGAACATGGCCGAACCCGGCGACACCGTGCTGAGTGAACCCACGGTGGTCGAAATCGCCGACCGCCATGCTCGCACGGCCGCGCAGATCGTGATGCGTTGGGGGCTACAGCGCGGCACGGCGATCATTCCCAAAACCGCCAACCGCGATCGCTTGCGAGAAAACATCGACCTGTTCGACTTTGAATTGAGCGACGCCGAGATGCAAGCCATCAGCGGACTCGATCAGCACCGACGGTTCAACGATCCCGGCGTGTTTTGCGAACAAGCGTTCAATACTTTCTGCCCGATCTATGAATGA
- a CDS encoding HNH endonuclease: MSASALESNVLVLNRFYMATRVVNVRRALTVLYRNCAEVITLESEQYVSYDFDSWCELSRLASLEKQPGEEYIQAVGFELQVPRIVRLTRFDKVPMGTVRFNRKNLFARDGHLCQYCGQAKPTSQLSLDHVVPRSHGGLTTWENIVCCCLRCNSRKGGRTPQQAKMKLLTKPARPRHNPQLTQAVSDPRYACWKTFLPAAS, translated from the coding sequence ATGTCCGCGAGTGCTCTGGAAAGTAATGTCTTGGTCTTGAACCGTTTCTACATGGCGACACGCGTCGTCAATGTGCGACGGGCGTTGACCGTTTTGTATCGCAACTGTGCCGAAGTCATCACCCTGGAATCCGAACAGTACGTCAGCTACGACTTTGACTCCTGGTGTGAACTGAGCCGTTTGGCTTCGCTGGAAAAACAACCCGGCGAAGAATACATCCAAGCGGTCGGGTTCGAACTCCAAGTGCCTCGCATCGTGCGGCTGACACGGTTTGATAAAGTCCCCATGGGCACCGTGCGGTTCAACCGCAAAAACTTGTTCGCCCGCGATGGACACCTGTGCCAATACTGCGGCCAAGCCAAACCGACCAGCCAGCTGAGCTTGGACCACGTCGTACCTCGCTCGCACGGTGGTTTGACGACTTGGGAAAACATTGTCTGCTGTTGCTTGCGGTGCAATAGTCGCAAGGGCGGGCGGACGCCGCAGCAGGCCAAGATGAAGCTGCTAACCAAGCCCGCGCGGCCGCGACACAACCCCCAACTGACGCAAGCCGTTTCCGACCCCCGCTACGCCTGCTGGAAAACCTTCCTGCCGGCAGCCAGCTGA
- a CDS encoding alpha/beta fold hydrolase — MWECQANALQRLCRTLLAVTLLTLVAAAAVAAQPPGEVPADNQPAENERGATIVIGADADGRPIEIPIREDQMRDAIRGAVGLLRQTVIGLSHERMGLADEQQWAGADDPNRWVVLVHGFASGTEATKPLMEQLNQPGIRCRRFAYPNDGPIRESSLQLSRALTAVKQQFPDRKLTVIAHSMGCLVTRNMLESPELDPGNVDQFMMIAPPNHGSNLAQFPIGLEVEKLAANVRRENLRWIVESALQGAMGSAQVDLRPDSPLFDELNARSRNPRVRYTIFAGTAAPLSKAEADELKRMAEGLTGGHRVVAMVSEQLLAAAGSQEVVAGQGDGCVSIESATLAGVQDFVTLPFSHNILSRQLDSEVGRKLVQEIVSRIVL, encoded by the coding sequence ATGTGGGAATGCCAAGCGAACGCATTGCAGCGATTGTGCCGCACCTTGTTGGCAGTCACTTTACTAACACTGGTCGCTGCCGCCGCGGTTGCCGCCCAGCCACCGGGGGAGGTGCCGGCAGATAACCAGCCAGCAGAAAACGAGCGCGGGGCCACGATCGTGATCGGGGCCGACGCGGATGGCCGGCCGATTGAGATCCCGATCCGGGAGGACCAGATGCGCGATGCGATTCGAGGGGCGGTGGGGCTGCTGCGGCAAACCGTGATCGGGCTCTCTCACGAGCGAATGGGACTGGCCGACGAGCAGCAGTGGGCCGGTGCCGACGACCCGAACCGCTGGGTGGTGTTGGTGCATGGGTTCGCTTCGGGCACCGAAGCGACCAAGCCTTTGATGGAGCAGTTGAATCAGCCGGGCATCCGCTGCCGTCGGTTTGCCTATCCCAATGATGGGCCGATCCGCGAATCCAGTCTGCAGTTGTCGCGGGCTCTGACGGCGGTCAAGCAACAGTTTCCCGATCGCAAACTGACTGTGATCGCTCATTCGATGGGCTGCTTGGTGACCCGGAATATGCTCGAATCGCCTGAGCTGGATCCCGGCAACGTCGATCAGTTCATGATGATCGCGCCGCCTAATCACGGTTCCAACTTGGCTCAGTTCCCGATCGGTCTGGAAGTCGAAAAGCTGGCCGCCAACGTGCGTCGCGAAAACTTGCGGTGGATTGTAGAAAGCGCCCTGCAAGGCGCGATGGGGTCGGCGCAGGTGGATCTGCGGCCGGACTCGCCCCTATTCGACGAACTTAACGCACGTTCCCGCAATCCCCGTGTGCGTTACACGATCTTTGCCGGCACGGCGGCACCGCTCAGCAAAGCCGAGGCGGATGAGTTGAAGCGGATGGCCGAAGGGCTAACCGGTGGTCACCGCGTCGTGGCCATGGTGTCCGAACAATTACTGGCCGCCGCCGGCAGTCAGGAAGTGGTCGCCGGGCAAGGGGACGGCTGCGTGTCGATCGAATCAGCAACGCTGGCCGGTGTCCAAGATTTTGTCACG
- a CDS encoding ferredoxin family protein, which produces MTHVVTQPCFGCKYTDCVVVCPVECFYEGEKMLYIHPEECIDCEACVPECPVEAIFHEDNVPDEWKEYIAMNAEKSEETEVITEKKEPLADD; this is translated from the coding sequence ATGACGCATGTGGTGACGCAACCATGTTTCGGATGCAAATACACCGACTGTGTGGTGGTCTGCCCGGTAGAGTGCTTCTACGAGGGCGAGAAAATGCTGTACATTCACCCCGAAGAATGTATTGACTGTGAAGCCTGTGTGCCCGAATGCCCGGTCGAGGCGATTTTCCACGAAGACAACGTGCCGGACGAGTGGAAAGAGTACATCGCCATGAACGCCGAGAAGTCCGAAGAGACCGAGGTGATTACGGAAAAGAAAGAACCTCTGGCCGACGACTGA
- a CDS encoding DUF456 domain-containing protein: protein MSTTIEITWAVGLLLICTVGWGLNLIALPGNWFAVATVALYAWLGPEEGRVAVGWGVLAAVFVCALVGELLEFAAAAMGAQRAGASRRSTMLAIVGSMVGAVLGAVVGLPFIPVLGPVVAAVLFGALGATAGAMLGEWSDGKSWRESWPIGHAAFWGRLLGTVGKILAGLAILVVILLAVCF from the coding sequence TTGTCGACAACGATCGAAATCACCTGGGCGGTCGGCCTGTTGCTGATCTGTACGGTTGGCTGGGGGCTGAATTTGATCGCGCTGCCGGGCAATTGGTTCGCCGTCGCCACGGTCGCCCTGTACGCCTGGCTGGGGCCCGAAGAGGGGCGGGTGGCGGTTGGCTGGGGCGTGTTGGCCGCCGTGTTTGTTTGTGCCTTGGTCGGTGAATTGCTGGAATTTGCTGCCGCCGCCATGGGGGCGCAGCGAGCCGGTGCGAGCCGGCGCTCGACGATGTTGGCGATCGTGGGCTCGATGGTCGGAGCCGTCTTGGGGGCCGTGGTCGGATTGCCCTTCATTCCGGTACTGGGGCCGGTGGTCGCCGCGGTCCTGTTCGGCGCCCTGGGCGCCACGGCCGGAGCGATGCTTGGCGAGTGGAGCGACGGCAAGTCGTGGCGGGAGAGCTGGCCCATCGGCCATGCCGCTTTCTGGGGGCGACTGTTGGGTACCGTTGGCAAAATTTTGGCCGGCTTGGCGATCTTGGTCGTCATCCTGCTGGCGGTTTGTTTTTAA
- the ftsY gene encoding signal recognition particle-docking protein FtsY — protein MAFWRSKKDDSTSAPSSADNTPAADSSSDGGQEAGLLGRFRQGLQKTRQVLGTDIRDLFKDEGRLVDEEFLKDLFARLVRTDMGAGPAGKIRDDIGSRFRARRVQMEDVLDAIRQQTREMLQQERSDLRWAEQSPTVILVVGVNGSGKTTSIGKLANFLHQEGHKVVLGAGDTFRAAAVEQLTVWAGRIGCDIVTGKPEADPASVAFQTVEKAVETGADVAIIDTAGRLQTQTHLMAQLEKIRRVVGKRVPEAPHEVLLVLDATAGQNAISQARGFSDAANCTGIVLAKLDGSAKGGVVIPILEQFALPVKFVGLGEGIGDLARFDSDAFSDALFSDGS, from the coding sequence ATGGCGTTTTGGCGTTCCAAAAAAGACGATTCGACTTCCGCCCCGTCCTCTGCTGACAATACGCCGGCAGCCGACAGCTCCTCCGACGGCGGGCAGGAAGCCGGATTGCTGGGGCGGTTTCGCCAGGGGCTACAGAAGACGCGGCAGGTTCTGGGCACCGACATCCGCGACCTGTTCAAAGACGAAGGCCGGCTGGTCGATGAGGAATTTCTGAAAGACCTGTTCGCACGCCTGGTGCGGACCGATATGGGCGCCGGACCGGCGGGCAAAATTCGTGACGACATCGGTTCGCGGTTTCGCGCTCGCCGCGTACAGATGGAGGATGTGCTGGACGCCATCCGCCAACAGACCCGCGAAATGCTGCAGCAGGAACGCTCCGATTTGCGGTGGGCCGAACAATCGCCCACGGTGATTCTGGTGGTCGGCGTCAACGGCAGCGGCAAAACCACCTCGATCGGCAAACTGGCCAACTTCCTGCACCAGGAAGGCCACAAAGTGGTGCTCGGCGCCGGCGATACCTTTCGCGCCGCGGCGGTCGAACAATTGACCGTTTGGGCGGGACGCATTGGCTGTGACATCGTGACCGGCAAACCGGAAGCCGACCCGGCCAGCGTCGCTTTTCAGACCGTCGAGAAAGCCGTCGAAACCGGGGCCGACGTGGCCATCATCGATACCGCAGGCCGCTTGCAGACCCAAACCCACCTGATGGCTCAACTGGAAAAGATCCGCCGCGTGGTCGGCAAACGAGTGCCCGAGGCGCCGCATGAGGTGTTGTTGGTGCTGGACGCCACGGCTGGCCAAAACGCGATCAGTCAGGCTCGTGGGTTTAGCGATGCAGCTAATTGCACCGGAATCGTGTTAGCCAAACTGGATGGATCGGCCAAGGGCGGCGTGGTGATCCCGATCCTGGAACAGTTCGCCTTGCCGGTCAAATTCGTCGGCCTCGGAGAAGGCATCGGCGACTTGGCTCGATTTGATTCCGACGCCTTTAGCGATGCCTTGTTCAGCGACGGAAGCTAG
- a CDS encoding hemerythrin domain-containing protein: protein MSEEKPGNRVTINAAFLQEIKADHQQLKELLDHLRQLSSQPQAIPNHCREYVDLLEQLCDQLAFHFTLEEAYGYFEDALESSPRLDNQACALRAQHAELFVLARDMADGAAQKNLQAVPHCEQLAEQFMTFDKALKAHESAELNLILAALEEDLGGGD, encoded by the coding sequence ATGTCCGAGGAAAAGCCTGGCAATCGGGTAACGATCAACGCGGCGTTCCTGCAAGAAATTAAAGCGGACCACCAACAGCTAAAGGAATTGCTGGACCATTTGCGTCAGCTGTCGTCCCAGCCTCAAGCGATCCCCAATCACTGCCGCGAATACGTGGACCTGCTGGAACAACTGTGCGACCAATTGGCCTTCCACTTTACCTTGGAAGAGGCCTACGGATATTTTGAAGACGCCCTCGAATCTTCGCCCCGATTAGACAACCAAGCCTGTGCGCTGCGCGCCCAACACGCCGAACTGTTCGTGCTCGCGCGCGACATGGCGGACGGAGCGGCGCAGAAGAACTTACAAGCGGTGCCTCACTGCGAACAATTGGCCGAGCAATTCATGACCTTCGACAAAGCTCTCAAAGCGCATGAGTCAGCCGAACTGAATCTGATCCTCGCCGCCCTTGAAGAAGACCTAGGCGGTGGCGATTGA